One Oncorhynchus masou masou isolate Uvic2021 chromosome 18, UVic_Omas_1.1, whole genome shotgun sequence DNA window includes the following coding sequences:
- the si:dkeyp-110g5.4 gene encoding uncharacterized protein si:dkeyp-110g5.4 isoform X1: MCISITGECSSSAGGTQYVDLCKTAKLSASCRRGKMRGIDILENFEIYIPKEAEVKITSILTLPTSILRRMGVPHSQGGSAKRVSSPLATWISPVVIRERGCSPASPTVDTAKINLTSMVTKEPKAAQSPFLIPFVSSSGTAFNVLREFLPSRQNFQQGTATQIDPLPHGLPPVPHQDAIIIHKGRIFLSIKKAKTIRGKRQHSPDLNNLLSSEVPQITQRKLIFLSPARKSQKKSSPASPKPSPKKPQGKWALLQRFGLTHQVQVKLSRIPQGDIAPQQTAEEDHNTEQDQVVRKLLNANRLLKETPGRCPEQEMELVTQEENQPLNEETQESLSKTANWHPCSSEGFQGRGGITSETDDDAEEEPEEEGCHNLGSVKQRRVEDKGKSGAEGQATNGDESEVEDLSVTAVALSDSLPPPEALNADQSSDTVMQVDFTGDSVQSWTAECPIIPALAPTPKQHHGFDFEHSAREERINRIRAKLREREAALNNLRSSS; this comes from the exons ATGTGTATAAGCATAACTGGTGAGTGTAGTTCGTCAGCTGGAGGTACACAGTATGTGGATCTGTGCAAAACTGCTAAG CTTTCAGCCAGCTGTAGACGTGGAAAGATGCGGGGCATAGACATCCTGGAGAACTTTGAGATCTACATCCCCAAAGAGGCAGAGGTGAAAATTACCTCTATTCTGACTCTGCCAACCTCCATCTTGAGAAGGATGGGAGTGCCCCACTCTCAGGGTGGCAGTGCAAAGAGAGTTTCCTCGCCTTTGGCCACGTGGATCTCGCCAGTGGTCATCCGAGAGAGAGGCTGTTCACCGGCCAGCCCCACAGTGGATACAGCCAAGATTAACCTGACCTCAATGGTGACCAAGGAACCCAAGGCAGCCCAGAGTCCCTTCTTGATCCCATTCGTCTCCTCCAGCGGCACGGCCTTCAATGTCCTCAGGGAGTTCTTGCCCTCCAGACAGAACTTCCAGCAGGGTACTGCCACCCAGATTGACCCCCTCCCTCATGGCCTGCCCCCTGTCCCCCACCAGGATGCCATCATCATCCACAAGGGGAGGATCTTCCTGTCAATCAAGAAAGCAAAGACTATCAGAGGAAAGAGGCAGCACAGCCCTGACCTGAATAACTTGTTGTCTTCCGAGGTCCCTCAGATCACACAGCGAAAACTGATCTTCCTCTCACCTGCCAGGAAGAGCCAGAAGAAG TCCAGCCCCGCATCTCCAAAGCCGTCTCCTAAAAAGCCCCAGGGGAAGTGGGCATTGCTGCAGAGGTTCGGCCTCACCCACCAAGTCCAGGTGAAGTTGTCCAGAATCCCCCAGGGGGACATTGCGCCACAGCAGACTGCGGAAGAGGATCATAACACAGAGCAA GATCAAGTCGTACGGAAGTTATTGAACGCCAACAGGTTGTTAAAGGAGACACCTGGCAGATGTCCTGAACAGGAGATGGAGTTGGTGACTCAAGAGGAAAACCAGCCTTTGAATGAGGAGACCCAAGAATCATTATCAAAGACCGCAAATTGGCACCCTTGCTCAAGTGAAGGCTTTCAGGGCAGAGGTGGGATTACCAGTGAGACAGATGATGATGCTGAGGAGGAGCCTGAGGAAGAGGGATGTCACAATTTGGGTAGTGTCAAACAACGACGAGTTGAGGACAAAGGTAAGAGTGGGGCAGAGGGCCAAGCCACCAATGGGGATGAGTCTGAGGTGGAAGATCTCTCTGTTACGGCTGTTGCTTTGAGTGACAGCTTACCTCCACCAGAGGCCCTGAATGCAGACCAAAGCAGTGATACGGTTATGCAAGTTGACTTCACAGGGGACAGTGTTCAGAGTTGGACGGCGGAGTGCCCAATCATACCCGCTCTAGCCCCCACCCCCAAACAGCACCATGGTTTTGACTTTGAGCATTCGGCCCGTGAGGAGAGGATCAACCGTATCAGGGccaaactgagagagagagaggctgcccTCAACAACCTGCGCTCTTCAAGTTGA
- the si:dkeyp-110g5.4 gene encoding uncharacterized protein si:dkeyp-110g5.4 isoform X2, translating to MRGIDILENFEIYIPKEAEVKITSILTLPTSILRRMGVPHSQGGSAKRVSSPLATWISPVVIRERGCSPASPTVDTAKINLTSMVTKEPKAAQSPFLIPFVSSSGTAFNVLREFLPSRQNFQQGTATQIDPLPHGLPPVPHQDAIIIHKGRIFLSIKKAKTIRGKRQHSPDLNNLLSSEVPQITQRKLIFLSPARKSQKKSSPASPKPSPKKPQGKWALLQRFGLTHQVQVKLSRIPQGDIAPQQTAEEDHNTEQDQVVRKLLNANRLLKETPGRCPEQEMELVTQEENQPLNEETQESLSKTANWHPCSSEGFQGRGGITSETDDDAEEEPEEEGCHNLGSVKQRRVEDKGKSGAEGQATNGDESEVEDLSVTAVALSDSLPPPEALNADQSSDTVMQVDFTGDSVQSWTAECPIIPALAPTPKQHHGFDFEHSAREERINRIRAKLREREAALNNLRSSS from the exons ATGCGGGGCATAGACATCCTGGAGAACTTTGAGATCTACATCCCCAAAGAGGCAGAGGTGAAAATTACCTCTATTCTGACTCTGCCAACCTCCATCTTGAGAAGGATGGGAGTGCCCCACTCTCAGGGTGGCAGTGCAAAGAGAGTTTCCTCGCCTTTGGCCACGTGGATCTCGCCAGTGGTCATCCGAGAGAGAGGCTGTTCACCGGCCAGCCCCACAGTGGATACAGCCAAGATTAACCTGACCTCAATGGTGACCAAGGAACCCAAGGCAGCCCAGAGTCCCTTCTTGATCCCATTCGTCTCCTCCAGCGGCACGGCCTTCAATGTCCTCAGGGAGTTCTTGCCCTCCAGACAGAACTTCCAGCAGGGTACTGCCACCCAGATTGACCCCCTCCCTCATGGCCTGCCCCCTGTCCCCCACCAGGATGCCATCATCATCCACAAGGGGAGGATCTTCCTGTCAATCAAGAAAGCAAAGACTATCAGAGGAAAGAGGCAGCACAGCCCTGACCTGAATAACTTGTTGTCTTCCGAGGTCCCTCAGATCACACAGCGAAAACTGATCTTCCTCTCACCTGCCAGGAAGAGCCAGAAGAAG TCCAGCCCCGCATCTCCAAAGCCGTCTCCTAAAAAGCCCCAGGGGAAGTGGGCATTGCTGCAGAGGTTCGGCCTCACCCACCAAGTCCAGGTGAAGTTGTCCAGAATCCCCCAGGGGGACATTGCGCCACAGCAGACTGCGGAAGAGGATCATAACACAGAGCAA GATCAAGTCGTACGGAAGTTATTGAACGCCAACAGGTTGTTAAAGGAGACACCTGGCAGATGTCCTGAACAGGAGATGGAGTTGGTGACTCAAGAGGAAAACCAGCCTTTGAATGAGGAGACCCAAGAATCATTATCAAAGACCGCAAATTGGCACCCTTGCTCAAGTGAAGGCTTTCAGGGCAGAGGTGGGATTACCAGTGAGACAGATGATGATGCTGAGGAGGAGCCTGAGGAAGAGGGATGTCACAATTTGGGTAGTGTCAAACAACGACGAGTTGAGGACAAAGGTAAGAGTGGGGCAGAGGGCCAAGCCACCAATGGGGATGAGTCTGAGGTGGAAGATCTCTCTGTTACGGCTGTTGCTTTGAGTGACAGCTTACCTCCACCAGAGGCCCTGAATGCAGACCAAAGCAGTGATACGGTTATGCAAGTTGACTTCACAGGGGACAGTGTTCAGAGTTGGACGGCGGAGTGCCCAATCATACCCGCTCTAGCCCCCACCCCCAAACAGCACCATGGTTTTGACTTTGAGCATTCGGCCCGTGAGGAGAGGATCAACCGTATCAGGGccaaactgagagagagagaggctgcccTCAACAACCTGCGCTCTTCAAGTTGA